In Planctomycetota bacterium, a genomic segment contains:
- a CDS encoding CocE/NonD family hydrolase has product MKSAAITAAVLGALLANGAWGFDEVVRRNVSFESGGVTLVGHLYLPDGHDARRLPGLVVTGAWTTVKEQMPATCAAVMAGRGFAVLTFDFRGWGDSEGHPRFLEDPERKTEDIIAATTYLAARPEVDAARIGGLGVCASAGYMSDAAHRSPVVRAIGLSAPWLHNDAIAESVYGGPEGVANLVAAGREAAASDEPVIIEAASTTNEAALVFNVPYYTEADRGLVETYDNRFNVASWEPWLAYDAISIGDSLRKPTLVVHSRAAVIPEGVTEFAARMGGHARIMWLDGITQFDFYDQPAPIAMAADALAEHFTTVFELQQDVAAVKTVVEGVASSRTWDSSMPSKISMRTRSSSTTAR; this is encoded by the coding sequence ATGAAGTCTGCCGCAATCACCGCCGCCGTCCTTGGCGCTTTGCTTGCCAACGGAGCATGGGGTTTCGATGAGGTTGTCCGTCGGAACGTCTCCTTCGAGTCCGGCGGCGTCACGCTCGTGGGCCATCTCTACCTTCCGGACGGGCACGATGCACGCAGGCTCCCGGGCCTCGTCGTCACCGGTGCCTGGACGACCGTAAAGGAGCAGATGCCGGCGACCTGCGCCGCAGTAATGGCCGGCCGCGGGTTTGCGGTCTTGACCTTCGACTTTCGCGGCTGGGGCGACTCGGAGGGACATCCCCGTTTCCTCGAGGATCCGGAGCGCAAGACCGAGGACATCATTGCCGCCACGACGTATCTGGCCGCACGGCCCGAGGTGGACGCCGCGCGTATCGGCGGCCTCGGGGTGTGCGCTTCCGCGGGCTACATGAGTGACGCGGCACACCGGAGTCCAGTTGTTCGGGCGATCGGGCTGTCGGCACCATGGCTGCACAACGACGCCATCGCTGAATCGGTCTACGGCGGACCGGAGGGCGTTGCGAACCTGGTCGCGGCCGGCCGCGAAGCGGCCGCATCGGATGAACCGGTCATCATCGAGGCCGCCAGCACAACAAACGAAGCCGCGCTGGTGTTCAACGTTCCGTACTACACGGAGGCCGACCGCGGACTCGTCGAGACGTACGACAACCGGTTCAACGTTGCATCATGGGAGCCCTGGTTGGCCTATGACGCGATCAGCATCGGCGATTCGCTCCGCAAGCCCACGCTCGTGGTGCACTCGCGTGCGGCAGTCATTCCCGAGGGCGTCACGGAGTTCGCGGCGCGCATGGGTGGTCACGCCCGCATCATGTGGCTGGATGGCATCACGCAGTTCGACTTCTATGACCAACCGGCCCCCATCGCGATGGCGGCGGACGCCCTCGCGGAGCATTTCACGACGGTGTTCGAACTGCAGCAGGATGTGGCGGCCGTGAAGACGGTCGTGGAGGGCGTTGCCAGCTCGCGGACCTGGGACAGTTCGATGCCCTCCAAGATCTCTATGCGGACGAGGTCATCGTCGACTACAGCTCGCTGA
- a CDS encoding nuclear transport factor 2 family protein, translating to MVDYSSLTGQPAATLAAADLMRSWAGFLPGFDRTRHTLSEIHVLIRGDTAVATADFVADHYLGGHFWQARGDYGYELRRTGRQWRITSHTMNLRDEIGSREVLQLAPLKAVASRPIPETPGAAALRRRWHGISGGQHDRAATAVGTDAARTCGAAEHVRLAPTQ from the coding sequence ATCGTCGACTACAGCTCGCTGACTGGCCAGCCGGCGGCGACACTCGCAGCCGCGGATCTCATGCGGTCCTGGGCCGGCTTCCTGCCCGGCTTTGATCGCACGCGGCACACGCTGTCCGAGATCCACGTGTTGATCCGCGGCGACACCGCCGTCGCAACCGCGGACTTCGTCGCGGATCATTACCTCGGTGGGCACTTCTGGCAGGCGCGGGGCGACTACGGGTACGAACTCCGGCGCACGGGACGGCAATGGCGCATCACCAGCCACACCATGAATCTTCGAGACGAGATCGGAAGCAGAGAGGTCCTGCAGCTTGCCCCGCTGAAGGCGGTCGCAAGCCGGCCGATCCCTGAGACGCCGGGCGCCGCTGCCCTAAGGCGGCGATGGCACGGAATCTCGGGCGGCCAGCATGACCGTGCGGCGACAGCGGTGGGCACCGACGCGGCACGAACGTGTGGTGCTGCCGAGCACGTGCGCCTAGCACCCACTCAATAG